The Terriglobales bacterium genomic sequence ATCGACGGCCAGGGCAATTTCGGCTCCGTCGATGGCGATCCTCCCGCGGCCTACCGTTATACCGAGTGCCGCCTCACCGCCATCGCCGAAGAGATGATGGCCGACATCGAGAAAGACACGGTCGATTTTGTCGAGAACTTCGACAATACCACCGCTGAACCTGTCGTTCTCCCCACCAAGATTCCCAACCTGATCATCAACGGCGCCAATGGCATTGCCGTCGGCATGGCCACTAACATCCCGCCACACAACCTGACTGAGATCGTTAACGCGGCCATCACCCTGGTGAACAATCCCAATGCCACGCTGGCCGAAGTCATGAAAGACGTGCAGGGACCCGACTTCCCCACTGGCGGCTTCATCTACGGCAAGGCTGGAATCGTGGACGCTTACAAGACCGGACGTGGCCGTTTCACCATGCGTGCCAAGGCATCGATCGAGAAGATGACCGAAGGCCGGCAGGCCATTGTAGTCACTGAAATTCCCTACCAGACCAACAAGGCAGCGCTGGTCCGGCGCATTGCGGAATTAGCCGAGAACAAAGTTATCGACGACATTCAAGGTGAGCCGCGCGATGAATCAGATCGCGAAGGAATGCGCATTGTTGTGCCGCTCAAGCGAGGCGCAGAAGCCCAGATCGTGCTGAATCAACTCTACAAGCACACCCAGATGCAGGAGAACTTCAGCATGATCTTCCTGGCCGTGGTGAACGGCCAGCCACGGGAAATGGGTCTGGTCGAGGCGATCCGCCACTTCGTCGATCACCGCATCGACGTGGTGCGCCGGCGCACCGCGTTCCTCTTGGCCAAGGCTCGTGAGCGGGAACACATCCTGGAAGGCTACAAAGTCGCTCTCGATCACGTTGACGACGTGATCGCCATCATTCGCGGCAGCAACAACCGCACCGAGGCACGCGACAACCTGGTCGCATATTTCGGCGGCAAGAGCATCGAAGTCAACGTCAATGGCAGGAAGAGCAACGTCAGCGTGGGCCGCAACAAGCCCGAGCGCCCCTTCGACGCCAAGCAGGCCGATGCCATCCTGGAGTTGCAACTGCATCGCCTCACCCGGCTCTCCATCGACGAAATCATCAGCGAGTTGAAACAGATTCGCGAGCAGATTGCCGATTACGAATCAACCTTGGCGTCCGAAAAGAAGCTGCGCGGCATCATCGTGAAGGAATTGGAGGAGATCAAGAAAGAATACGGCGACGCCCGCCGCACTCAGTTAGTCGACGAGACCACCGAGATCCAGCTCGAGGACCTCATTGTCGACGAGCAGGTGGCAGTCACGATCTCGCATTCCGGTTACCTGAAGCGCACCCCGATCTCCACTTACCGCTCGCAGCGTCGCGGTGGCACTGGCCGGCGCGGCATGAGCACGCGCGAGGAGGACTTCGTCGAACATCTCTACATCGCATCCACTCATGCCTACCTGTTGGTGTTCACCAACAACGGCCGTGTGTACTGGCTGAAGGTGTACGAAATTCCCGACGTCGGCGCAGCCGGCAAGGGTAAGCACATCGGCAACCTGGTAGCTCTGCAGCCCGGCGAAAACGTTCGCGCCTTCCTGCCGGTGCGCAACCTGGAAGAGGAAAACAGATACATCCTCTTCGTCACTCGCCAGGGCACTGTGAAGAAAACTCCGCTCAAGGACTTCTGCAATGTGATGTCCCGCGGCATCATTGCCATCGGCATCGACAAAGGCGACGAACTGGTCGCCGCCCAGGTCACCGACGGCAACCAGATCATCTTTCTTGCTACTCACGAAGGGATGGCCATCCGCTTCGACGAGGAGGATGTCCGCCCCATGGGCCGTCCTGCCTTCGGCGTGCGTGGAATGGATCTGGACAAAGGCGACTACATCGTGGGCATGGCAGTCACGCCCAAACATCCGCCCAAGCCGGAAAGCGAGCAGGAAGCCGAGGAAATTGCCGACAAGATTCTCTCCGTCACCGAGAACGCTTACGGAAAACGCACGCCGGTGGACGAATACCGCCTGCAGTCGCGCGGAGGTAAGGGCGTGATCAACGTGAAGACCACGGCGCGCAATGGAAAAGTGGTCTCCATCATGTTGGTCACGGAAGATGCCGAAGTGATGATCATTAGCCAGTTCGGCAAGATCATCCGCACCGAGACCGAGCAGATCCGCGAAGCGGGCCGCTCAACCCAGGGCGTCCGCCTGCTGTCGCTGGAAGAAGGCGATCGCGTAGCGGCAGCCGTGGTCATCCCCGCCGAGGAGACAAACGGCAACGGAAACGGCACGCTAATCCAGTAAGTGGCTTTGAAGGGGCGCGGCTTCAGCCGCGCCGATCAAGGTTCTTCTATTTGTCATCCTGAGCGACGCGCCTGTCTGCTTTCCGACCCGCGCTTTTTGCGGGTCGCGGGCGCGGAGTCGAAGGATCTTGCGTTTTCCTTACTCCTGTCCAAGAGCAAACTGTCACGTAAATGTCGACAGAACGGTTACGCTGAATCCGTCCACGGCTTGCGCTTCCGAGCCGTTGAACAACCCCTCCCTACCACGTGTAGTGCACTGTGTACGTCACCACCTGCTCCCCATCCGGCGGCACCGTCACCTGAAACTCCATCCGTTGCGCTTCTGTCTTCTTGTGTGGATGCGACTCTTCCGTGATCTGCCAATTCACACATCGATACAGGTGCTCCTGCACGGTGAAGGTCGCCGCCTCTTTCTTGTGATTGCGCAGCCGGATTTCGAACGACTCATCGATCCAGCGACGGTTTGTGTCGATCGCGTAGTTGGTCCGCTTGCGCTCGCCCACTAGGTCAAAGGCGTTGCCGGTGTACACTCGCACCGTTTCATCCTTGGGCGTGTGGTCGATCTCGCTCTCGCCGGTGAATTCCAGATGGCCATCGTTGTCGCGCCGATAAAACCGCAGCCGGCCTTTCGGCAGAGGCATGCCGAGGTGATTCTTCTCCGAATTCTTGAACTCCTGTACTACCCAGACCTTCTTGTTCGTCTGTGTGCCTAGATCGCGCTCCACGCGCAACTGCTCCGGCGAATAGTACTGGAACCGAGCCCAATCGAAGCTGGCGCCGTCGTACAGATACAGCCGGTTGGATGACACCCCAGCCGCGCGCACGAATTCCACCTGCTTCACCTCCTGATCGTGCAAAGTGGTCGGGCGCTCCAGCGTGTACAGGTGATATTCGTCGAACGTCTTCTCGGTCACAGCCTCGCGCCGCTCGTCCGACAAGACTGCCATCGCCTTAGCGGTGCGGGCATAGTTGTCCCGCTCGCCAGGCTGTAGCTTGTTGACGTCACCCGCCATCAACTTCAGGCGCGCATTCTCGAACACGCGGCCGCTGCGGTTGTCGATCGTGACCCAGCCGATCACATCGAGCGTGTTGCCCTTCTCAGGCGCGACCAGGTTGTAGTCCGCCTGCCAACTCATCCCGCCAGTGATGTACGAGAGCTCGGCATCGAACCGGCCCGGCTTGTCCGTACGCAGTTGCCAGTTGAGCGTGGGCTTGAGGATGGTGTCGCCGGTGAGCGCAGGAAACAGCGGCTGCCCCGGCAATCCGAAGCGCAGCACACCATCCACTTCGATGATCGGCTGCTGATACTGCGGCTGCTGGTACTGCCCCAAGCGGACCAGGCTGGGGATGTAGCCGCTGCGAATGATCTTTCCCTTCACCATCTTCTGTGGCTCGCCTGGGTTCACCAGAAAATCAATCGTCTTGCCTTCATAGAGCGAAAGCAGCAGCTCCTGCGAGATGGGATCGGCGCGATAGTTCTGCTCCAGCACCTGGAGCGAGCGTTGACCCAAGGGGTCGCGCAGCACCACCGACGACGGCTCTAGTTGCGACGTAATCTCGCTGAAGCGCATGGTGTTCACCCCCGCAGTCAATTCCAGCGGCAGGCGCTCTTTTACCAACGCAAAATTCTGGTTGTAGATGGTCAGCGCGGGCGAGGCACTGCGGGAATTCGAGTTACCGCCTGCTTCTTGTGTCCCTTCACTCGTCCCTTGCGGCGGACTTTGCTGCGTACTTCGCCATGCAGGCGAATTTTCTTCCGCAATGGCATTGGAAGCGCCGGCAAATAGGCTGACGGCGATAATGGCTGTCCAGATCAGACTTTTCACAGATGTTCTCCCTCGTCAGGCCGGGACGGATAACTCTCCTCCCGGCATTCGAACAAAGAACGTAAGCTTGGATCAGTGCTTGCAAAACTCTGGTAATCCCCGAAAGTGCCACTTCCTTGGGTGTCATCCTAGCAAGGCCGAGCACGCGGAATCCCCAACAAACCCGCCTTTGGTTTCTTGGGGGCCGGAGGAGGGGGTCGAAGAATCTTTTGGTTCTAAAGAACCGCGTGGGAACGGACGTCTCGTCCGTTCAGGCGGAGCCCCGCTCCGCTGCGTGATCAGTCGCCACAGCAGATGCTGCCCGCAAGAGCCGAATCGTCTGCCAATCCCAGAAGCTCTGTGAACGCCGCCACAGCCGCGCCCCTTCAACGCAAGGCGGCTACTTCGTCGTCTACACCTTTCTCCGCGCTTACCTGATCAAATTCCAGCGCCAGTAGACTCAGTTCAATCGTC encodes the following:
- the gyrA gene encoding DNA gyrase subunit A — translated: IDGQGNFGSVDGDPPAAYRYTECRLTAIAEEMMADIEKDTVDFVENFDNTTAEPVVLPTKIPNLIINGANGIAVGMATNIPPHNLTEIVNAAITLVNNPNATLAEVMKDVQGPDFPTGGFIYGKAGIVDAYKTGRGRFTMRAKASIEKMTEGRQAIVVTEIPYQTNKAALVRRIAELAENKVIDDIQGEPRDESDREGMRIVVPLKRGAEAQIVLNQLYKHTQMQENFSMIFLAVVNGQPREMGLVEAIRHFVDHRIDVVRRRTAFLLAKAREREHILEGYKVALDHVDDVIAIIRGSNNRTEARDNLVAYFGGKSIEVNVNGRKSNVSVGRNKPERPFDAKQADAILELQLHRLTRLSIDEIISELKQIREQIADYESTLASEKKLRGIIVKELEEIKKEYGDARRTQLVDETTEIQLEDLIVDEQVAVTISHSGYLKRTPISTYRSQRRGGTGRRGMSTREEDFVEHLYIASTHAYLLVFTNNGRVYWLKVYEIPDVGAAGKGKHIGNLVALQPGENVRAFLPVRNLEEENRYILFVTRQGTVKKTPLKDFCNVMSRGIIAIGIDKGDELVAAQVTDGNQIIFLATHEGMAIRFDEEDVRPMGRPAFGVRGMDLDKGDYIVGMAVTPKHPPKPESEQEAEEIADKILSVTENAYGKRTPVDEYRLQSRGGKGVINVKTTARNGKVVSIMLVTEDAEVMIISQFGKIIRTETEQIREAGRSTQGVRLLSLEEGDRVAAAVVIPAEETNGNGNGTLIQ
- a CDS encoding DUF4139 domain-containing protein, whose product is MKSLIWTAIIAVSLFAGASNAIAEENSPAWRSTQQSPPQGTSEGTQEAGGNSNSRSASPALTIYNQNFALVKERLPLELTAGVNTMRFSEITSQLEPSSVVLRDPLGQRSLQVLEQNYRADPISQELLLSLYEGKTIDFLVNPGEPQKMVKGKIIRSGYIPSLVRLGQYQQPQYQQPIIEVDGVLRFGLPGQPLFPALTGDTILKPTLNWQLRTDKPGRFDAELSYITGGMSWQADYNLVAPEKGNTLDVIGWVTIDNRSGRVFENARLKLMAGDVNKLQPGERDNYARTAKAMAVLSDERREAVTEKTFDEYHLYTLERPTTLHDQEVKQVEFVRAAGVSSNRLYLYDGASFDWARFQYYSPEQLRVERDLGTQTNKKVWVVQEFKNSEKNHLGMPLPKGRLRFYRRDNDGHLEFTGESEIDHTPKDETVRVYTGNAFDLVGERKRTNYAIDTNRRWIDESFEIRLRNHKKEAATFTVQEHLYRCVNWQITEESHPHKKTEAQRMEFQVTVPPDGEQVVTYTVHYTW